TAATTGATCAAGAAGTTTCTACTGAGCGTTGGATAGACATTCCTGACGAGATATTAGAAATTCTTTATCGGTGGAGACCTGCTCCTCTTAGAAGGGCAGTTTATTTAGAAAAATATTTAAATACACCGGCAAGAATTTACTATAAAGATGAAAGCGTTTCGCCTGCTGGAAGCCATAAACCGAATACAGCGGTTGCGCAAGCTTGGTATAATAAACAATTTGGAACAAAAAAACTAACAACTGAAACAGGTGCTGGCCAGTGGGGGAGTGCTTTGTCTTTTGTTTGTGGTCTTGTTGGGCTGGAGTGCAAGGTTTATATGGTGCGTGTGAGCTTTGATCAAAAGCCGTTAAGAAAAGCAATGATGGCAACATGGGGAGGACGATGTATTGCAAGCCCTAGCAGCGAAACAGAAGTTGGAAGAAAAATTTTAAAAGAAATGCCAGATACGCCAGGAAGTCTTGGGATTGCTATTAGCGAAGCTATTGAAGAAGCGGTATCAGATAAAACAGGGCAAACTAAATATTCTTTAGGAAGCGTTTTAAATCATGTTATGTTACACCAGACAATTATTGGGTTAGAAGCTAAAAAGCAACTTGAAATTGCCGGTGAAAAAAAGGTAGATGTTGTGATTGGATGTGCAGGCGGAGGAAGTAATTTTGCAGGACTTGCATTTCCTTTCGTTAATGACAAAATTCACGGGGAAAAGATAGAGATTATTCCTGTTGAGCCACTGGCTTGCCCTAAAATGACTAGAGGAATTTTTTCGTATGATTTTGGGGACTGTGCCGGCATGACTCCACTTTTAGCTATGTATTCACTCGGTCATGGGTTTATTCCAGCACCAA
Above is a window of Candidatus Omnitrophota bacterium DNA encoding:
- a CDS encoding TrpB-like pyridoxal phosphate-dependent enzyme yields the protein MNEKKIFLNEKDIPKKWYNLAADLPTSVLPPLGPDGKPITPDMLGAIFPMNLIDQEVSTERWIDIPDEILEILYRWRPAPLRRAVYLEKYLNTPARIYYKDESVSPAGSHKPNTAVAQAWYNKQFGTKKLTTETGAGQWGSALSFVCGLVGLECKVYMVRVSFDQKPLRKAMMATWGGRCIASPSSETEVGRKILKEMPDTPGSLGIAISEAIEEAVSDKTGQTKYSLGSVLNHVMLHQTIIGLEAKKQLEIAGEKKVDVVIGCAGGGSNFAGLAFPFVNDKIHGEKIEIIPVEPLACPKMTRGIFSYDFGDCAGMTPLLAMYSLGHGFIPAPIHAGGLRYHGMAPLVSQAIVEGLMKPKAYDQIKCYESALLWAKTEGTICAPETSHAIACAIDEAIKAKEEGKEKVILFNYSGHGLMDLLGYEKFLAGKLEPYSLSDKELEKSIDQIKDLPKAEERKTGKW